The Bacillus sp. Y1 genome has a window encoding:
- a CDS encoding C39 family peptidase, protein MSYKIPALILSTTLFAASLFLTNDEQAQSTTNKEATTAAVQTTSSTSFTEETASAGSIVEEDVVEEEQEITEILLDVPLLNQMDSPRLYNGCEVTSLAMILQYNGLDVTKNQLAEEVVRTPLQYNSGEYGNPNIGFVGNMEDGPGLGVYHGPIYDLATNYSDDVIDLTNQPFDDLLKQVAQGHPVWIITTSTFSTIDEFEKWETPQGEVTITYKMHSVVITGYDNESIYINNPYGERNQQLDRESFIQAWEQMGSQAIVVL, encoded by the coding sequence ATGAGCTATAAAATCCCTGCACTCATATTATCTACCACCTTATTTGCAGCATCATTGTTCCTAACTAACGATGAACAGGCTCAATCTACTACGAACAAGGAAGCAACAACGGCAGCTGTACAAACTACATCTAGCACTTCTTTTACTGAAGAGACGGCTTCTGCAGGATCTATTGTTGAAGAGGATGTTGTAGAAGAAGAGCAAGAAATTACAGAGATTTTACTTGATGTTCCTTTATTGAACCAGATGGACAGTCCTAGATTATACAATGGTTGCGAAGTAACAAGCTTAGCAATGATTTTACAATATAATGGTCTTGATGTAACAAAAAATCAATTAGCAGAAGAAGTCGTTCGAACACCGCTTCAATATAATAGTGGTGAATATGGCAATCCTAATATTGGGTTTGTTGGTAATATGGAAGACGGGCCTGGACTTGGAGTATATCATGGTCCCATTTATGATCTGGCAACAAATTATTCGGATGATGTTATTGACTTAACAAATCAACCATTTGATGATTTATTAAAACAAGTAGCTCAAGGTCATCCTGTTTGGATTATTACTACCTCCACCTTTTCTACTATTGACGAATTTGAGAAGTGGGAAACACCACAAGGAGAAGTTACTATCACTTATAAAATGCATAGTGTTGTTATAACAGGCTATGATAATGAATCTATTTATATTAACAATCCTTACGGTGAGAGAAATCAGCAACTTGACCGAGAGTCATTTATTCAAGCTTGGGAGCAAATGGGAAGTCAAGCGATCGTAGTCTTATAA
- a CDS encoding TerC family protein, protein MDLSLLLEYGWVLLVLIALEGLLAADNALVLAIMVKHLPEEERKRALFYGLAGAFIFRFASLFVISFLVDVWQVQAIGAIYLLFIAINHIARKLFKKKLEEKSSEKEKQEKNSGFWTTVIKVELADIAFAVDSILAAVALAVALPDTPLPPIGGLDGGKFLVIFAGGLIGLIIMRFAANFFVTLLAKRPGLEIAAFAIVGWVGVKLAVYTLSHPSLSVLPSTFAKSPEWKITFYIVLVLIALAGWFFSKEVKEVENAA, encoded by the coding sequence TTGGATCTTAGTTTATTATTAGAATATGGCTGGGTATTATTAGTTCTTATTGCATTAGAGGGATTACTTGCAGCAGATAATGCCCTTGTATTAGCTATTATGGTAAAGCATTTACCTGAAGAAGAAAGAAAAAGGGCATTATTTTATGGCTTAGCAGGTGCTTTTATTTTTAGATTTGCTTCCTTATTTGTTATTTCGTTCTTAGTGGATGTATGGCAAGTACAGGCAATAGGTGCGATCTACCTATTATTTATTGCCATTAATCATATTGCGAGGAAACTTTTTAAGAAGAAACTTGAAGAGAAGTCAAGTGAAAAAGAAAAGCAAGAAAAGAATTCGGGTTTCTGGACAACGGTTATCAAAGTTGAGTTAGCAGACATAGCTTTTGCAGTAGATTCAATTTTAGCAGCAGTTGCTTTAGCCGTAGCTTTACCAGATACTCCACTTCCTCCTATCGGTGGTTTGGATGGAGGTAAGTTCTTAGTTATCTTTGCTGGTGGTTTAATTGGGTTAATTATCATGCGTTTTGCAGCAAACTTCTTTGTAACACTTCTTGCCAAGCGCCCTGGTTTAGAAATCGCTGCCTTTGCTATTGTAGGTTGGGTAGGGGTGAAACTTGCAGTATATACATTATCACACCCGTCGTTGTCCGTACTTCCTAGTACATTTGCAAAATCACCTGAGTGGAAAATTACTTTCTATATAGTATTAGTTTTGATTGCATTAGCTGGTTGGTTTTTCTCAAAAGAAGTGAAGGAAGTAGAAAATGCAGCATAA